Part of the Deltaproteobacteria bacterium genome, CGCCTCTTCGGCCTGCTTGCGATTTATTATCTCCATTTCCAGCTTCTTGACATTATCGGCAAGGGCTGATTGCAATTTGAGAACTCGCTCGCCGGCTTTTACTCGTGCATGCAACTCATCATTATCAAAAGGCTTTGTGATGTAGTCATTGGCACCTGCCTCCAGGCCCCAAACGATGCCTTGTTTGCCTCCAAGGGCCGTAAGGAGGATCACATACTTCGGAGCATTCTCGTCATGTTGACGAATCCTGCGACAGAGTTCCACCCCATCGATTTCCGGCATCATCCAATCAAGAATCAGGAGATCGGGAGAATCCGGGGCGCTTATGAGTTCCCACGCCTCATCGCCGTCGCAAGCAGCGACTACTTCGTATCCCCACTTGACCAGAGCGGCTTGGAGCACGCGGCGAGAGGTATTGTCATCTTCAGCAATCAATACTCTCATGGGTCTATTCCTTTATTCGTATATTCGTAACAGTTCAGCCCCTGTTGTCATTTCGAACGAATGTGCCCGCCCTGGCGCGACATGAGAATAATAACCGATGCTATTTCAGCTGTCGTCCGCCTCAGATAACGCCATATGTCATCTTAACGATACCATATGTCGTTATCTCACTTGTGCCATCTGTCAACTGGCCACAAGATGTGGCACGGGTCGCCAGATGGCACAAGCCCAGGCGGACTATGGCGAAGTCGGCATAAGAACCCGGTCTGGGCCAGGGAGAAATCTTGATCGGGAAATATGCAATTCCAAGCCAAAAGATTTTTCCCTCCGGTCGAAATGACAGAAAAAGGACGATGGGATAAAGAATTTCAAAACTCGAGTATGGATTAAGCAAGATTCCTGCCAGAATCATCTGGAGGGAGGGCGTAGTTATAGCTAATAAGATTCAATAGTTAGGTGAGCAATCCCGGGGTGCCGGGTCAGGCGAGCGTAGGAGAATTTGGCGGAAAGCCTGTCAATCTGTCAGAACTGTGACACCGAGAAGACGGAACAGTCACGTTTTGATTCTTTTGCCTTGTCGTGTTACACGGGTGTTATCATGAAGGAACTTGAGCGAGTTAGTCCTTTGCGGCGATGGTTGGACTCATGCCGTGTCTATGCTGATCGCAGGGTCCTGTCCCTGCTGTTTTTCGGGCTCTCCAGCGGGCTGCCACTGGCGCTTACCTTCGGGACGCTTAGTCTCTGGCTGGCCGAAGTGGGGGTGAATAAGACCACTATCGGTCTCTTTGCCCTCATGGGCACACCCTATACCTTTAAGTTCCTTTGGGCGCCCCTGGTGGACCGGATGCCTTTACCACTTTTGACCCGGTGGTTGGGGCGCAGGCGCGGTTGGGCTGTTGTCACGCAACTGGCTCTCATGGCCACTATCGCCGGCCTGGGCGCTACGAATCCGGTAGCCCACCCCGGAGTTACTGCCCTTTTTGCCTTTGCGGTGGCCTTCTGGTCTGCCACTCAGGACATCGTGATAGACGCGTATCGGGTTGAGATCCTGGAAGAGCGCCAGTTTGGCGCCGGAGCGGCCACAATTGTGCTCGGGTACCGCATCGGCATGCTGGTGTCCGGGGCGGGGGCGCTCTACCTGGCCACCTATGTGGGCTGGTTTGCCACTTACGGGATCATGGCCGCCTTTATGACAGTGGGGATCGTTACGGTTCTGGTCAACCCGGAGCCGAAGGTTCAGAATAGCCGCGAGTCCGTGGAGCAGGAGAAACGGATTTGCGCCTATCTTGAGGTCAGGCCTCACCTTAAGGGAAAGAAGGCCAGGACCCTTGCCTGGATCTATGGCGCTGTGGTCAGCCCCTTTGCCGAGTTCATAGGTCGTCGCGGCTGGATGTTGGTTCTGTTGTTTATCCTGCTCTACAAGTTCGGCGACGCCCTGGCCGGGGTGATGGGCAATCCCTTCTACGTAGAACTCGGCTTTACCAAGATCCAGATTGCCAACATCAGTAAGATCTTTGGCCTGGCTGCCACCATCATCGGGGGCGTTATCGGCGGCATCATGGTCAATCGCATGGGTATCCTGAAAAGCCTTATTGTGTGCGGCATCCTTCAGATGCTCTCAAATCTCATGTTCGCCGTTCTGGCCGTGGTGGGAAACGACCCTTTCGTGCTGAGTCTTACCATTGCCATAGAAAACCTTAGCGGCGGCATGGGCACAGCGGCTTTTGTTGCATACCTTTCCAGTCTGTGCAATATCGCCTATACGGCCACGCAGTATGCCCTGCTTACATCGTTTATGGCCTTCGGCCGCACGCTGCTCTCCTCTTCAGGCGGGTGGCTGGCCGATCACATGGCCTGGGTAAGCTTTTTCATTGTCACCACGGGCGCGGCCATCCCCGGCCTGATCCTGCTCGTGTGGATTACCAGGCGGTTCCCCGGGTTTTCCCCAACAAGGTCGTAAAGCCTTATGCAAAAGGATTTCGGATGGTCAGGTTATCGATGCGAAAACCGTCCTGTAGGTCTTCCGAAAGGACATAGGAACAGCCAGCAGTCTTTGCAGCTTCTAGAATGAGGGCATCCCGGAATGGGAGCGCATGCTTCCGAGTGAAAACGCGCCCTTCGGGCTCAAACAGTTGACATCGCTTATCTTCCGCTTCGCCGAGCTTTGTTGACAAAAAACGTTTTAATGACTGCTCAAAGGTATTTTTTGTTTGGACAACACTCTGTTTTAATATGATAAATAGGCATTTACGATACTTGAAAACAAAAAGGCTTCACAACCTCTACTTGTTGGGTTTCTCAGTAGTCATTGGCATCTTGGCTGCCACCGGGGCTCTGTTTTTTCGCAGTCTGATCGAAATCTTCCAAAATCTTTTCTGGGCATCAGGAACGACCTTTTTTGAGAGAGTGGTTCATTCCCCCTGGTGGCTTAGGATCCTGGTTCCTGTTTCCGGTGGGTTAGTTGCCGGCACTGTCATCACTTTTTTCGTCCCCGAAGCAAAGGGGCCGGGCGTGCCGGAAGTTATCTTGTCCGTGGCGACTCGGCAAAGCACAATTCGCCATCGAGTGACCTTTTTGAAGGCCCTGGTAACCAGCCTGCTTATCGGCAGTGGAGCTTCTGTGGGCCGAGAAGATCCAATCGTCCAAATTGGGGCTTCGGTTGGCTCGTCGCTGGCGCAGCTTTTCCGCCTCAATCCGGATCTTCGCCGTGTTTGCCTGGCGTCAGGAGCGGCGGCAGGCATCGCAGCTACCTTCAATGCCCCCATTGCAGGGACGCTGTTTGCCGTTGAAATCATTCTGCTGGATATCGAGATTGTTCATATAAGCAATATCATTATTTCTTCGATTGTGGCCTCAGTGCTTTCGAGAATTTTCTGGGGGGCGTTTCCGGCGTTCAAAGCGGGGGCCTTTCAATTGACCCATTATTGGGAACTCACTGTTTATCTCATCCTAGGACTCTTGGCCGGGTTCGTTGCCATAGGCTTTATTCGTCTCATTTACACCACGGATAGCCTCTTTGGCCGGCTGCAAATCCCCGAGTGGATAAAACCGGCCATTGGTGGCTTGTTATTAGGGGTGATGGCGCTGAAACTCCCGCATGTTCTCGGTGTCGGTTATGAAACAGTCAATTCAGCCCTTGACCACTCCCTGGCCTTAAAGACGGCCATCCTGTTGTTATTCGCTAAAATGCTCGCTACTTCTCTTTCCATTGGTTCTGGAATGAGTGGTGGGATCTTTGCCCCGTCTTTGGTCTTGGGAGCAACCTTGGGGACCGCAGTGGGTCTGGGCACGGACCAACTGATGCCCGATCTTGCGTTGAATCCCGGCAACTATGCCCTGGCAGGTATGGGCGCTGTCGTGGCCGGGACGACCTTGGCCCCGATGACCGCCATCCTGACCATTTTTGAACTCACATACAATTATCATATCATTCTTCCCCTTATGGTGTCATGCATTACGAGCACAATCATTGTCAGGCTCTTCTTCGGGTATTCTGCCTACGAGATGAAGCTCCTGAAACAGGGAATAAATATCGTGCGGGGGCATGATGTGGGCATTCTCCGAAAGCTCCTCGCCAAGGATTTCATGATCAAGACATTTGAAACAGTGCGCGATACGAGTCCCCTTGTAAGCCTTGTTGATCGTGTTATTCAATCTCCCTATCCGCATTTTGTTGTCTTGGACAAAAAAAAAGAGCTTGTAGGCATCCTCTCGCTTAGAGACATCAAGACATCTCTTGTCCATGTTGAGGACTTGAAAGAAGTGACGATTGCGACTGATCTTATGACCAAAGAGGTGATCACTCTGTCGGCTGAAGACAATTTAGAAAAGGCCCTTCATCTGTTTGAGAAGCATCGCATTTCTTTCCTGCCCATTACAGATCCGGGCAATCCAAAAGAGGTTTTGGGAATCTTGAAAAAAGATGATCTTTTGCGGGCCTATGATGAAAGGGTTTTGAAGGACAGGATACTCTCTGCCTCACCGAAGTAGCTAATGAGCTGAAATACCCGTTTGTGCCTGTTGATTCATTGAATATGAGGTGATAGCATGGCGATCAAACTTAAAGCCTTAAGGAAAAGCCATGGAAGACGACATTGTTGCTGCGTTGACCCAGGAGGTCAGAGAAGAGGTTATTGAAAATTACCTCTATGAACGACGATTGATAGAGGAGCAAATTAACTATGTTGATGAATTGGCCGAACACGTCGTCCACTTGGAGGAGAAGCTTTACAGGCGCTTTGCCCGCATATATGAGTACTTGTCAGAGCCGGGGTTCATCAATGAATTCGTTCGCCTAATCGGCATGAAAGAGGCCCTGTTTGAGGCCCGCTTTCGGAAAGATCCGAATTACCGAACAGGGCTCCGGGTCATCAAAGTCCACGGCCTGACCTACCGGGCAAAATTCAAGAAGCTCTTTGTGGAATCGTATCGCAGGCTTTTGAACTGGAACAGCGACTATAAAGAGGCCTATGAAAACCTGGCAGAGGAATCCAGGGCGGTTAACAAGAACCTGAAAAAATTCGAACAAGACCACGACCTGCTTACGATCCTCAACTTCCTGAAGAACATGGATGTTGAAGGAATCGAACGAAAACACTTTCTGGGTGACGGTTTCACCCCTGAAGAGACGGCATCCGTAGAAGATGCCCTGCGTTTCAAACCGATCCGTATGGAGCGATTCAATCTCATTGTCCCGCCGCATCTCCCCGAACCCAATGCGATTCAGAGTGAACTCAATGCCCTGGCGGATCGTGTCTATGACCCGTCCAGTGACAGGATGAAGGCGCTGATCAGATAAGTTATGAGTATTGCAGTGGCGCTGCCGGTGAGAATTGAAAAGCCTTTGCCGTTTAAGGCGTTTTGGTAAAGCGGGTAAATTCGTATTCGAATTTCCGACCGGTCAAAGAGACCTATTCCGTTGGCCCCTGCGTTTATGGTGACCGCGCAGGTCAGATCTTCTGGGAGAGTATGGCTACGAAGCGTTTGATGGGGTGTCTGAATTTTACCCTGGGATCGTAGGGATCCTCAGGACTACAGAATTTCTTTGACATGTGCTCTATGCATTGAGACGTCTTGATGTACGGAAAGTCGAGCATCAACGGTTTCTTTCTTTCCTCAGTCATACGCAGGTTTTCTTTGTCGTACGGTATGCATCCAAGGTATTCGGGCTTTATGCGAAAGCGGTCTTCGTTTGAGTTTACGTTCTCGTCCGCAGTCTTTTCGATAGTGTCATAGAGCTTGACGCCCTGTCCAAGATCGTTCACCTGATTTATCACCAGCATGGGCGAGAAGGTCCATTGGGGTGTGTAGTCGGGGAGCCTCTCTTCCAGCCTCTCTTCGATTTCCTTAAAGCGGGCAAAGCTGGCCTTTGCGCATGCATAGCCGCTGATCAGGTCTTGCGGCGTGGTGATGATCACTGTGCGATCCACCCCAAGGGCGAAATCGAGCACTGTGCGGGCAATTCCGGCGCCAAGATCAAAAACGGCAAAGTCATAGCCTTCACTCGTTTTTTTGAAGTGCCTGATAAACTTTACCTTCTGGGCGTGGTAGAGGTTTGCCAGTTTGAACTCGCCGTATGTTCCGCATATGAGATCGAAGTTGAATTTCGTAGGAACAATCAGATCGTCCATCTGGCGGTCCTTCTGCAGAAAATCGAGTAGGTGGTGTTCGGGGAAGATGCCAAGCTTGTTGGAAATATCAGCGCTGCCCAGATCCGTATCAATAAGGAGAACCTTTGCGCCGGTCTTGGCCAGGGCATACGCGAGGTTGATGGAAAAATGCGTCTTTCCGACACCCCCTTTGTTGGAAATGATGGAAATAGAGAGAGCCCTTTTCTCGTCGTCCTGTTGTCCTTTGGCCTGTGCCGTCTCAAGGGCGTCTTTGCCTTTTTCGGCAGCGTGGCGCGCAGGTTGACTATAGGCCTGTTTCAAGGCGGCAGAAATTGCGCTCCTTGTGGCAGCCGCCGGACGAATCTTGCAGCCGGTGAGGAGTTCGAGACTCCTAATGGCAATAGGCTCCTCCGGAGAGGCCATTGCAACCAGAAGGGTGTCATTGACAAGGCGGATAGGCAATGCCTGCCGCCTCATAGCCACGTCAGGATCAATGAGAGCGGCGGCGGCGGGTTCAATATGGGCAGACAGAGGATCCACAAAGGGTATTTTCAGTTTTTCCGCAATTTCCTTTGCGGCCTGCGTTTCAGTGTCGGGTCGAGAGGGGAAGGGGCATATCTTTGGAGACCCGTGGGGTAGTCCGCCCTGTACGTTCGGGGCCTCCATTGCCTCCCCGGCTTGCAGGTGTTCTCTATTCTCCTTCACGGATCGATCTCCTGTGGTTCAAATTCAATACTGCATTTTACACTAGCATGAATCATGCCGTATTGATGCATCCAGGTGATTTTCCAATTCACCAATGATTACAGCTTTTACCTCTTGAAATGTCTGTACGGGGGATTTGGCAAGATCTGATTCGCCGTGTGGCAATGTGTCAAATTGTTGACCCTAATGTGGATGCTGCTTTTTCGGGAGGCTGAAAGCGAATGAAGAGCCTTCTTCCAATTCACTTTGGACCCAGACCATGCCGCCGTGGCCATGGATGATGTGCTTTACGATAGAGAGCCCGAGACCGGTGCCCGCCATCTCTGCCGAACGATTCTTGTTCACACGATAGAAGCGTTCAAAAACGCGATCGAGGTCTTCTTTGGGAATGCCAAGGCCAGTGTCCTTGACCGTAACGTGGATTTCGTCGCCGACATCGCTTGCAGAGACCGTGATCGAACCGCCTTTTGGCGTATATTTGACAGCGTTATCCAGAAGGTTAATCAGCGTCTGACCTATTTGGTCCCTGTCGGCCCATACCATGGTTTTCTCGGGTACGGACTCGGTATGGATGGCTATGTGTTTTGCATCCGCATGGGGTTTTACCACCAACATGGAGCCATCCAGGACTTCCCGCAGGCTGTTTTCCTTCTTGAGAACGGGGCTGCTTCCGGATTCGATCCTGGTCAGGGCTAGAAGGTCGTCCACGAGCGCAGAGAGCCGGTTTGCATGTTTTA contains:
- a CDS encoding AmpG family muropeptide MFS transporter, coding for MKELERVSPLRRWLDSCRVYADRRVLSLLFFGLSSGLPLALTFGTLSLWLAEVGVNKTTIGLFALMGTPYTFKFLWAPLVDRMPLPLLTRWLGRRRGWAVVTQLALMATIAGLGATNPVAHPGVTALFAFAVAFWSATQDIVIDAYRVEILEERQFGAGAATIVLGYRIGMLVSGAGALYLATYVGWFATYGIMAAFMTVGIVTVLVNPEPKVQNSRESVEQEKRICAYLEVRPHLKGKKARTLAWIYGAVVSPFAEFIGRRGWMLVLLFILLYKFGDALAGVMGNPFYVELGFTKIQIANISKIFGLAATIIGGVIGGIMVNRMGILKSLIVCGILQMLSNLMFAVLAVVGNDPFVLSLTIAIENLSGGMGTAAFVAYLSSLCNIAYTATQYALLTSFMAFGRTLLSSSGGWLADHMAWVSFFIVTTGAAIPGLILLVWITRRFPGFSPTRS
- a CDS encoding chloride channel protein, which produces MINRHLRYLKTKRLHNLYLLGFSVVIGILAATGALFFRSLIEIFQNLFWASGTTFFERVVHSPWWLRILVPVSGGLVAGTVITFFVPEAKGPGVPEVILSVATRQSTIRHRVTFLKALVTSLLIGSGASVGREDPIVQIGASVGSSLAQLFRLNPDLRRVCLASGAAAGIAATFNAPIAGTLFAVEIILLDIEIVHISNIIISSIVASVLSRIFWGAFPAFKAGAFQLTHYWELTVYLILGLLAGFVAIGFIRLIYTTDSLFGRLQIPEWIKPAIGGLLLGVMALKLPHVLGVGYETVNSALDHSLALKTAILLLFAKMLATSLSIGSGMSGGIFAPSLVLGATLGTAVGLGTDQLMPDLALNPGNYALAGMGAVVAGTTLAPMTAILTIFELTYNYHIILPLMVSCITSTIIVRLFFGYSAYEMKLLKQGINIVRGHDVGILRKLLAKDFMIKTFETVRDTSPLVSLVDRVIQSPYPHFVVLDKKKELVGILSLRDIKTSLVHVEDLKEVTIATDLMTKEVITLSAEDNLEKALHLFEKHRISFLPITDPGNPKEVLGILKKDDLLRAYDERVLKDRILSASPK
- a CDS encoding AAA family ATPase, whose amino-acid sequence is MKENREHLQAGEAMEAPNVQGGLPHGSPKICPFPSRPDTETQAAKEIAEKLKIPFVDPLSAHIEPAAAALIDPDVAMRRQALPIRLVNDTLLVAMASPEEPIAIRSLELLTGCKIRPAAATRSAISAALKQAYSQPARHAAEKGKDALETAQAKGQQDDEKRALSISIISNKGGVGKTHFSINLAYALAKTGAKVLLIDTDLGSADISNKLGIFPEHHLLDFLQKDRQMDDLIVPTKFNFDLICGTYGEFKLANLYHAQKVKFIRHFKKTSEGYDFAVFDLGAGIARTVLDFALGVDRTVIITTPQDLISGYACAKASFARFKEIEERLEERLPDYTPQWTFSPMLVINQVNDLGQGVKLYDTIEKTADENVNSNEDRFRIKPEYLGCIPYDKENLRMTEERKKPLMLDFPYIKTSQCIEHMSKKFCSPEDPYDPRVKFRHPIKRFVAILSQKI